CATGGAGCATCACCACATGGATCACTCCACATCGCCCAATCCATCACTACAACACCATGGATCACATTAATTCGCTTCATTATGCCGACGAGATGAGATTCTTGGCCAAAAAGAGTCAAAACATGACCGAGTGCGTACCAGTCCCGAGCTCAGAACACGTTGCTGAAATCGTCGGAAGAcaaggtaatttttttgtctctAATCTGATAAGTTAAGTCCGTTATCGTTTCCTGATGTGTCCTAGTTATTTCGCAATTGATTATGTCTAAATTCTTTGGAAATGGCATACATGGTTTTCGGCCTTGGGTTTTTTCCCGCCCTTTCTTTGCCGCCGCCACAACCTctcccaaattttttttcatttttccattttacTTTTTCGTGTCTTTTCTTCACGGCCAAAACCGTTGAAGGTTATCAATGCCCCTCTTCTTTCCCACCCGTCTCTCTCCCCCCTCGGCCGCAATTTCCTTTCGGTGGGGTGGGCCCCCTCCAACTTCCGTCGCGTTCCAAGATGGCGGCCCCCtaacacacaaagaaaatgcAATCCCCCCTTCTATACTATACGCTTACGGCGCAAAGCCACCACGTGGTTCCATCTTCGTCGAATTCAGTTTACTTTCACTTGTTTATTCGTTTTTGGTTCGTTTTTCAAGATCAGTAggccatttgcaaaaaaaatataaatcacCCTTTTTCTATTAAGCACAAGATTTTAACCGGTGtgctttctctttttcgtATTACAAATCGATAACCTTGGCCTGACATTGGACAGCTGCCGCGTTGGACATGagtgaaaatgattttttctctttttttctttttttttccatttccaagtagaaaacccatttttttaaaaatttgatttgtttacCGGCCTCAATTTTTACTCACTTTTAATGGCTGCATTCCTTGAATTTTCTTTCGTGTTGTAATTGAGTGGGTGGTTTGGCGCACACACACGGGAGTGGGCAGTGAATCGTGCAGCAGTTTTTGAAATCCGGGTGAACAGCACGGTAACCTTGAAGAGACCTGACGCTTCATCATTgtgcttttttcttcttttctgcgTAGATTTTTGAGCGTTGTCACACCGAGTCGCTCGACCGACCTTGAACTACTTCATTtgtgtataaatatatataaaaattgtattgttgttgctgctgctgctgctgctagaAGGTTCTATTTATAATATCCAGTGTCGATCGACTTGTCTCAGGGAAAGAAAAACCGaacattttcttgtttctggCCCACAAAAACCTTGAAATGTTGCCCGTTGTGCTGAAGCGAAACAACTTTCTTCGTTGGCTTGACACGATTCGACTAGTATAGCTCAGACAAGGCTAGTCTTAATGCTACTGCTGTTGTGTGGAGCGTACGATTGAGGCCATGGTGATGCTGAACGCATACACTACCACGCACAGCCAAAACAACCTTGTAGATTTATCAGCCACTCTTTGTTGACCCGTTTCATTCATGACTGtattttgacttttttttttcttttctgtgttAGGATGTAAAATCAAGGCGTTGAGGGCCAAAACCAACACCTACATCAAGACGCCAGTGCGCGGAGAAGAgcctgtttttgttgttactGGACGTAAAGAAGATGTCGCTGCTGCCAAACGAGAAATCCTGTCAGCAGCTGAACACTTTTCACAAATCAGAGCTTCAAGACGATCTGGACTTGTTGGACAATGCGGTATCGTCGGTACAACTGGACTCGTTCCTCCACCACCAGTCCCCGGCCAAGTCACTATCCAGGTACATTTATTTTCCTTGTcctaaaaatgtttttaataaCCAGTTCAAGGTTTTTAACTGACGGTTCCATTGTCTtgactattaaaaaaaaacgaaaaaggttCGTGTACCGTATCGAGTTGTTGGATTGGTCGTCGGCCCCAAAGGAGCAACCATCAAGCGAATTCAACAGCAAACCAGCACCTACATAGTCACACCGTCCAGGGAGAAGGAACCCATTTTTGAAGTGACGGGCATGCCGGATAATGTCGAACAAGCTAAAAGAGAGATAGAGGCTCACATTGCTCTACGCACCGGTTTGGTGAATGTCGATGGATCCGGCAATGAACTATCACCCGATATGATGCACGATTTAGCTGCTGGATTGAACGGACTGGGTTTGGGCATGCTCGGATCGAATCTAGGAGGCGCGATGGATAATGGAACATCTGATTTGATGGGGTCACTCTACAAGAGTTCGTCTGCTTTACGATCAGCTTTTACTGGACATCTAAACAACGATGTTTACGGTGTTGCATCGACTGGATTGTCCAACTTGCTCGGAGACAATGCATTCGGACTACGATCCCAGTATGGCGCCCCATCTGCCTCTTCGGCAGCTGGCAAGATCGACTCTGAATTGCAGACACTGGGCAGTGGATTGCTCAACAGTTTGTACGACTCGGATGAAGGTATCGGTTTGGGAGGATCGGATTCGCCTACTTTGAGCCACTCGCTGATTCAGCCCAACATCTGGTCTACGGATTTCGGTACTGGCGTGGTAGGCGGTGGCAGCACTAGTAGCATCAACACGAACAGCACGGCCAGCGGCACAAGCACCACATCTGCCGGAGGAGCCAAAAGGAGCAATAGCTTTGGATTTCCCACATCGGATTCTGAACACCCACCTGCCCGTCGTATCAGTTCTGATCCACTGACGGCCATCGGATCAACGCTCAACTCATTGTCTGCAGCCTTCCAGATCCGTTCGGATTCAGATTCTGGTGTCCGTGATTCTTCCGCATCAGCTTCCGGTTCGGCTTCTCCAGCTGCATGTTCACCAGTTGGTTCCAGCAGCAATTCCAGCACGAGAGGATCACTCAAGCGCGAATGCATCATGTGCTGTGAAGGTGAGATGGTGGCTGCTCTTGTTCCATGTGGTCACAAGCTTTTCTGTATGGATTGCGCCCAACGTTTGGTGCCCAAAGAATCATCTGATTTAGCCGGAGGAGAGTGCCCAGTCTGCCATCAGGCCGTCACTCAAGCCATCAGGATCTTCTCGTAAAGCGGattagtaatttttttttgttttacaaagaAGACGGTTGATGGGAGAttagcaaaaagaaacaacgaAGCAACCAGCGGATGTTCACCCCCCCTATAAACTCGTAAGACCTACCTTTGACACCCCGTACCATTTTCCTCCCTGTCGCGCTCTATTATCACTcgattttttctcttcttttttgggTTTAGTTAAACcagaatattttttcttctttgtcatcaggtttttttttttgaaaattcttttggaAACTTGCGCGTTTTGTTATACGGAGGTGCACACAccaatttttttgaaagttaACGTCAGAATTTTTTTGGAAGATTGCGCCCTAACGTACACAACATACCCTTTTTTTGGAAGTGCAGTCGATCTGAAAGAAAATCCAAGAGTTGTTTTTAATCCCacgtttattaaaaaaatctttatatACAAATCAAGCTTATCACGCAGTTgagaaattattaaaaaatgcTATCATTTTGTGTCGTGTGTGTAAAACGACGATGTCAAATCGATATTTAAGTGTCTACTTGGGTTTGCCGCAAAGCCGccgaaaaaaagatttccttattttttcttacaaCCCTCCTCCATCCCAGAAATTCCCACATTCTTTTTGATAATCGATATTTAAACCTGCGTAAAGAGAGCAATagaatttaagtttttttttcttactttttcaATTCTTATGTGTATATTTggcgaaaaaaaatttatttttgtttaggaCAAAAGAACGAACAACACGCGCAACATTTGAAAATCCAAGGGCAATAATTAATTTCCGGCGAAATAGTAACTGGGGGTAAAATTTACAcagcaaattaaaaaaacaatttcttttcccGAGACACCCTCTAATGTCGAAAAATTACGATTGAGTTAGCTGTGATACCGAAAACCACTTGTCTCTCTCGACATCgatttatactttttttttttcactttcaccCGTCGATTTAACAACAAAGTGCTGCTCAATTTAAccaattaaaacaaaaacttaaaaaaaaaaggacaaaattAGGTTTTGGCGTTACACAAAACTTGGTGCCGTTACAGTATTCGGacagtttctttgttttatttttttctttcactcatttttttcttcttcacccGATATAACAATTCCGTAcctttttctctgtgtgtgtttatttcttttgtctttttttttttttttttaaattatcttTCGGATATTTTCTAGACGATATTCTCAGTGGATAAATATCAAAAAGaggaatttcttttgcaaacCTTTACCAACATAgtaataatagtaataaaaaaaattcaatgctGCTTATCACATAGTTATTTATAATGAAGCTGTCTGTGTCCCTCGATTTACAGTTGATTTAAACAAGAGAAATTCaataaattgcattttttttctttctaactTTTCATGTATGCCCccacaaatttattttttgcatttttagaAGAGACCTTTCTCTTAAAGAGCTGCTCTGGTCAAGTAGTGTGATGCGCCCGTTCATTAATCATTTCCTCCCGAGAATGTTCACCTACGCCTTTTCCCTTTAAAACTAACATCGTCAGATTACCTTGAAACAAGAAGTCGTGGCAATAAGAACAAATTGATTAGTAAACGCAGAAACATTGTAGGCACAGcagcagttttcttccattaagtttacaacaaaaaaataaaagtttttgtcGTTAACAATAATTTAATCGGTAGCGCACAAAACACTTGTACCGTCTTCCTCTCCAACATTTATTTTGGCtgtttaacaaaaaattcggTTGGTCTGCAGTATTTGTGCTGTGTTGGTCTCCactacttaaaaaaacaaaacaattaaaaaaatattttattctctATAATTGTGCGAAAATTGAAatcaacgaagaagaaaaaaaagtatcgGCTTGTCCTCCGtttctcaaattttttatcatctCTCTTTATCTAATTCTTTTActattctaaaaaaaaataatctaaaaaaaataaaaataaccgtttttgtatttttgccGCGTGTCTCGATGTGTGACAAAAAAAACTCTCCCTCCCCTCGTCGAGAGCGATATTCCAATTCACTTAGTATTCCTCGATGTGTGTGTACTACTATATACATATAATAATACTATATTACTATTACATACAGTACTATAtcagaataataataataattgattTCTCTGGGATACTTCATTTTGATTTGAGCTCTTGTCACCAGGATCGTGTATCGATTGcaaggcaaacaaaaacaaatgagaaTTTATCGTTGGACGAAGTAGGAAAAGGttcaagtttattttaaaataaaatggacAACAGCGAATCGAAATCGGGTACACCAGAGAAAacaccacattttttttttctcgtaaaaatacaaaaatatcaGAGTTTTTTTGTGAAGTTCTAGTTTTCTATACTATTTTttcggtattttttttttttttaattttctcgCTCGCTTAATGTATTTTTCATGTAACTTGGCCAATACAGAGTACTTAGCCACGATATTCTGTCTCAATTATCTTTcactgttgttttttttcttcaactttCATTTGGGTGCCAACTTTTGCCACAGACGGGCCGGAACAAAACTTCCTATCCTGGTCGGTATTGATCCGTTGACTGCAGAAAGGGACGATGCCTCCCTTTATTGATTTATCGACCCGAAGAAAAAGGGGCACCACTGCAGCACACACACAGCGGAAGCCCCGGATCTAGCGCATATATCCGCGTTGTCAAGGGAGATGAGTTAGGGTCGGTTGAATAATATCGTCTAGTCGCACGATCGACATATTTTCGTATTGAAAATATGTGCGTTTTCATTCAGTCTACTATTTTGAAAACGAAATAGTTCCAGCATTGCTCACGAACAAAACTCGGAAATGTGAACTTccaatcccccccccccttccctttCCAACTTGTGCACAACAGACTTTTTTCTCTACCGACTGTCCTTTAATCTCATTTAGGGATGAAAATATCCTTCCCTATTGGttctctccctcttttttattttccggGGGAAAGTAGGTGTGTACGTACACACACTGGCAAGTATTACGCTCAACTGTACTACAACTcatctatatttaaacagcatcactTTGTTTCCTATGTTTGCGCAACAAAACGATTCTTGCATTGGTTTATAGCTTTAAAAGACACACATTTTAGCCGTCCAATCTAATCAACGAGTTTTCATACGCAGACATCCTTTACAAagttcatgttttttttttattatttttcaaatgttcCCTCCCAAAACGAAAAGTTGTTgggtgcacacacacacacagagaaaacaGCGATGGTGGGACCGGGACCAAGTCACATTTCGGGAATCTTGTTATCGCATGGCTCGTCGTGTTGTGCAGCAAACACTCCGTGCATACAATATAGGGTTGGACGTCCTGTCCGTCCAGTTGGTCCGTTTGTTGTTAGCGTATGTCTGGAAGGAGACTCGTGACTCATTGGCTGGAATTCAACACACGCGCTCAGTCGCCATGACAACCAGTGTTGAATCGTTTTTCCCTGTGTGTCGGGTGCacactcaaaaaaaaaaaagacgaatacttttttttgggggggaagGGCTGTGCAtcttttgttattattgtcTATCAATCAATTACAAATGAGAGAGAAATGGAAAGATCGTCCTACATCACtctccttttttgtgtgtatagAATTTTCTTGGCTGCTGGTAACAGTaaagtcttttcttttgagcTTCCATCCAGAAATAACTACAGCAACCGATCCGTCGTTGTTGGTCCCGGTCCTTTTCCTTTgcttttccccttttttctttccttgtttttcatgctcatttcttgaaaaataaataactaatatataatgtaaaaaaactatacaagacatttttaaaaactaggtttcataatatatatttattttttatgacTGACGTCAagctaataataatagtattccagaaatgtggaaaaattaaagagaaacgtgaaacaaaatgaaataataatacaaaaaaaaaagggcgacgCCGCTGCGCTCCCCAACGGCGCCGGCCGAAAAGTATTGATCTCGACAGTTCTCGATCCCTCCGCTGTTTTGGGTGTGTGATGCGCAAAGAACACATTTACGAggaaaaatgataataatatagatatatattgtgtgtgtgtgtgtgagtctttatatatacacacacacacacacttagTAGTAGAATAGTACCGTATAAAAGTTGACTTGTCCTCGGATGCGACACGAATGTAGGATCAGCCAAATGAGAAAACTGTCGCGATAAATGCGCTGActcgtaaaaaacaaaaacaaaaaaactgtacATCTTTATCCCCTCCTCCGGCGGCtccatttatttttccatGTTTTTATTAATACGTAGTAGATGTGTCATAAATCTGGGTCGATATCTATTcacctttttcctttaaaatcctttaactcttctttttttcttcttcaattaaAATGTCCACCAACGCTAGTGTTGATTCAGTGATTGCCTTTTATCCAGTCACG
This genomic interval from Daphnia magna isolate NIES linkage group LG8, ASM2063170v1.1, whole genome shotgun sequence contains the following:
- the LOC116929585 gene encoding LOW QUALITY PROTEIN: RNA-binding protein MEX3B (The sequence of the model RefSeq protein was modified relative to this genomic sequence to represent the inferred CDS: inserted 2 bases in 1 codon), with amino-acid sequence MPASASYGESIELTRHNSLEDQRALQVAMELSLLSFGNNMEHHHMDHSTSPNPSLXNTMDHINSLHYADEMRFLAKKSQNMTECVPVPSSEHVAEIVGRQGCKIKALRAKTNTYIKTPVRGEEPVFVVTGRKEDVAAAKREILSAAEHFSQIRASRRSGLVGQCGIVGTTGLVPPPPVPGQVTIQVRVPYRVVGLVVGPKGATIKRIQQQTSTYIVTPSREKEPIFEVTGMPDNVEQAKREIEAHIALRTGLVNVDGSGNELSPDMMHDLAAGLNGLGLGMLGSNLGGAMDNGTSDLMGSLYKSSSALRSAFTGHLNNDVYGVASTGLSNLLGDNAFGLRSQYGAPSASSAAGKIDSELQTLGSGLLNSLYDSDEGIGLGGSDSPTLSHSLIQPNIWSTDFGTGVVGGGSTSSINTNSTASGTSTTSAGGAKRSNSFGFPTSDSEHPPARRISSDPLTAIGSTLNSLSAAFQIRSDSDSGVRDSSASASGSASPAACSPVGSSSNSSTRGSLKRECIMCCEGEMVAALVPCGHKLFCMDCAQRLVPKESSDLAGGECPVCHQAVTQAIRIFS